Proteins encoded in a region of the Athene noctua chromosome 4, bAthNoc1.hap1.1, whole genome shotgun sequence genome:
- the MFSD8 gene encoding major facilitator superfamily domain-containing protein 8 isoform X2 produces MAAALSSSEVAAEGQEPLLSPGEAAAEEEEEAESRDVVETQEHYKSRWRSIWIMYLTMFLSSVGFSIVIMSVWPYLQEIDPTADASFLGWIIASYSIGQMVASPLFGLWSNYRPRREPLVISTAISVAANCLYAYVHVPHSHNKYYMLIARALVGFGAGNVAVVRSYIAGATSLTERTSAMANTSACQAVGFILGPVFQTCFTLIGEEGVTWNLIHLQLNMYTAPVLFGALLGVINIILIFVIFREHRVDDMGRQCKSVNFEGEGTEGEDGGLDQDTEGNIDHVAVVAINFLFFVILFVFAVFETIATPLTMDMYSWTRKEAVFYNGIILSVVGIESVIVFMVVKMLAKKTGERAILHGGLLIVLVGFFILLPWGKKLPNIQWQEIKNNSIPRTAPTEMLMPFWSLQAMQPPSNHTAEPVGCPVTQSWCLNTPVIYLAQYISSDILIGLGYPVCNVMSYTLYSKILGPKPQGVYMGWLTASGSGARILGPVFVSQIYTHLGPRWAFSLICGVVVVSLLLLEIVYKRLIAFSVRYGRMQEENC; encoded by the exons ATGGCGGCCGCGCTCTCCAGTTCGGAGGTGGCTGCTGAGGGGCAGGAGCCGTTGCTGAgtcccggggaggcggcggcggaggaggaggaggaggcggagagCAG GGATGTTGTGGAAACACAAGAGCATTATAAGAGCAGGTGGAGATCTATCTGGATTATGTATCTTACAATGTTTCTCAGTAGTGTAG GTTTCTCGATTGTCATTATGTCTGTGTGGCCGTATCTTCAAGAG ATCGATCCAACAGCAGATGCGAGTTTCTTGGGTTGGATTATAGCTTCATACAGCATTGGCCAAATGGTTGCCTCTCCCCTCTTCGGCTTGTGGTCCAATTACAGGCCAAGGAGAGAACCTCTCGTTATTTCAACTGCTATTTCAGTAGCTGCTAATTGTCTTTATGCCTACGTCCACGTACCTCATTCACACAATAAATACTACATGCTGATTGCACGTGCCCTTGTGGGATTTGGAGCAG gaaaTGTGGCTGTAGTTCGATCATACATTGCGGGTGCCACTTCTCTTACGGAAAGAACAAGTGCCATGGCCAATACCAGTGCCTGCCAGGCAGTTGGCTTCATATTAGGACCAG TTTTTCAGACATGTTTTACACTTATTGGAGAAGAAGGAGTAACTTGGAATTTAATTCACCTTCAGCTGAACATGTATACGGCACCAGTTCTGTTTGGAGCTCTCTTAGGAGTTATTAATATTATTCTCATCTTTGTCATATTCAG AGAGCATCGAGTGGATGACATGGGACGGCAGTGCAAGAGTGTCAATTTTGAAGGAGAAGGTACTGAAGGAGAAG ATGGTGGTCTGGATCaggacacagaaggaaacattgACCATGTTGCTGTGGTGGCaatcaattttcttttctttgtcatCTTGTTTGTGTTCGCTGTCTTTGAAAC TATAGCTACTCCATTGACAATGGATATGTATTCCTGGACCAGGAAAGAAGCCGTTTTTTACAATGGAATAATCCTTAGTGTGGTTGGCATTGAATCGGTTATTGTTTTCATGGTGGTTAAGATGCTAGCTAAAAA GACTGGTGAACGTGCCATACTCCACGGAGGCTTACTGATTGTCTTGGTTGGCTTCTTTATCTTACTGCCTTGGGGGAAAAAACTACCAAATATCCAGTGGCAAG aaataaagaacaacTCCATTCCCAGAACAGCTCCCACTGAAATGTTAATGCCTTTCTGGAGTTTGCAGGCAATGCAGCCTCCATCCAACCACACAGCAGAACCCGTGGGCTGCCCTGTCACACAGTCCTGGTGCCTCAATACTCCTGTGATCTATCTGGCCCAGTACATCAGCTCTGACATACTGATAGGACTGGGCTATCCGGTTTGTAATGTCATGTCCTACACTTTATACTCAAAAATTCTAGGACCAAAGCCTCAG GGTGTCTACATGGGATGGTTAACTGCCTCTGGAAGTGGAGCACGAATACTTGGGCCTGTTTTTGTGAGCCAAATATACACTCACCTGGGACCACGTTGGGCATTTAGCTTAATCTGTGGAGTAGTTGTAGTGTCTCTCTTACTCTTGGAGATAGTTTACAAGAGACTAATTGCATTTTCTGTGAGATACGGAAGGATGCAAGAAGAGAAttgttaa
- the MFSD8 gene encoding major facilitator superfamily domain-containing protein 8 isoform X3 encodes MAAALSSSEVAAEGQEPLLSPGEAAAEEEEEAESRDVVETQEHYKSRWRSIWIMYLTMFLSSVGFSIVIMSVWPYLQEIDPTADASFLGWIIASYSIGQMVASPLFGLWSNYRPRREPLVISTAISVAANCLYAYVHVPHSHNKYYMLIARALVGFGAGNVAVVRSYIAGATSLTERTSAMANTSACQAVGFILGPVFQTCFTLIGEEGVTWNLIHLQLNMYTAPVLFGALLGVINIILIFVIFREHRVDDMGRQCKSVNFEGEEDGGLDQDTEGNIDHVAVVAINFLFFVILFVFAVFETIATPLTMDMYSWTRKEAVFYNGIILSVVGIESVIVFMVVKMLAKKTGERAILHGGLLIVLVGFFILLPWGKKLPNIQWQEIKNNSIPRTAPTEMLMPFWSLQAMQPPSNHTAEPVGCPVTQSWCLNTPVIYLAQYISSDILIGLGYPVCNVMSYTLYSKILGPKPQGVYMGWLTASGSGARILGPVFVSQIYTHLGPRWAFSLICGVVVVSLLLLEIVYKRLIAFSVRYGRMQEENC; translated from the exons ATGGCGGCCGCGCTCTCCAGTTCGGAGGTGGCTGCTGAGGGGCAGGAGCCGTTGCTGAgtcccggggaggcggcggcggaggaggaggaggaggcggagagCAG GGATGTTGTGGAAACACAAGAGCATTATAAGAGCAGGTGGAGATCTATCTGGATTATGTATCTTACAATGTTTCTCAGTAGTGTAG GTTTCTCGATTGTCATTATGTCTGTGTGGCCGTATCTTCAAGAG ATCGATCCAACAGCAGATGCGAGTTTCTTGGGTTGGATTATAGCTTCATACAGCATTGGCCAAATGGTTGCCTCTCCCCTCTTCGGCTTGTGGTCCAATTACAGGCCAAGGAGAGAACCTCTCGTTATTTCAACTGCTATTTCAGTAGCTGCTAATTGTCTTTATGCCTACGTCCACGTACCTCATTCACACAATAAATACTACATGCTGATTGCACGTGCCCTTGTGGGATTTGGAGCAG gaaaTGTGGCTGTAGTTCGATCATACATTGCGGGTGCCACTTCTCTTACGGAAAGAACAAGTGCCATGGCCAATACCAGTGCCTGCCAGGCAGTTGGCTTCATATTAGGACCAG TTTTTCAGACATGTTTTACACTTATTGGAGAAGAAGGAGTAACTTGGAATTTAATTCACCTTCAGCTGAACATGTATACGGCACCAGTTCTGTTTGGAGCTCTCTTAGGAGTTATTAATATTATTCTCATCTTTGTCATATTCAG AGAGCATCGAGTGGATGACATGGGACGGCAGTGCAAGAGTGTCAATTTTGAAGGAGAAG AAGATGGTGGTCTGGATCaggacacagaaggaaacattgACCATGTTGCTGTGGTGGCaatcaattttcttttctttgtcatCTTGTTTGTGTTCGCTGTCTTTGAAAC TATAGCTACTCCATTGACAATGGATATGTATTCCTGGACCAGGAAAGAAGCCGTTTTTTACAATGGAATAATCCTTAGTGTGGTTGGCATTGAATCGGTTATTGTTTTCATGGTGGTTAAGATGCTAGCTAAAAA GACTGGTGAACGTGCCATACTCCACGGAGGCTTACTGATTGTCTTGGTTGGCTTCTTTATCTTACTGCCTTGGGGGAAAAAACTACCAAATATCCAGTGGCAAG aaataaagaacaacTCCATTCCCAGAACAGCTCCCACTGAAATGTTAATGCCTTTCTGGAGTTTGCAGGCAATGCAGCCTCCATCCAACCACACAGCAGAACCCGTGGGCTGCCCTGTCACACAGTCCTGGTGCCTCAATACTCCTGTGATCTATCTGGCCCAGTACATCAGCTCTGACATACTGATAGGACTGGGCTATCCGGTTTGTAATGTCATGTCCTACACTTTATACTCAAAAATTCTAGGACCAAAGCCTCAG GGTGTCTACATGGGATGGTTAACTGCCTCTGGAAGTGGAGCACGAATACTTGGGCCTGTTTTTGTGAGCCAAATATACACTCACCTGGGACCACGTTGGGCATTTAGCTTAATCTGTGGAGTAGTTGTAGTGTCTCTCTTACTCTTGGAGATAGTTTACAAGAGACTAATTGCATTTTCTGTGAGATACGGAAGGATGCAAGAAGAGAAttgttaa
- the MFSD8 gene encoding major facilitator superfamily domain-containing protein 8 isoform X4 — translation MAAALSSSEVAAEGQEPLLSPGEAAAEEEEEAESRDVVETQEHYKSRWRSIWIMYLTMFLSSVGFSIVIMSVWPYLQEIDPTADASFLGWIIASYSIGQMVASPLFGLWSNYRPRREPLVISTAISVAANCLYAYVHVPHSHNKYYMLIARALVGFGAGNVAVVRSYIAGATSLTERTSAMANTSACQAVGFILGPVFQTCFTLIGEEGVTWNLIHLQLNMYTAPVLFGALLGVINIILIFVIFREHRVDDMGRQCKSVNFEGEDGGLDQDTEGNIDHVAVVAINFLFFVILFVFAVFETIATPLTMDMYSWTRKEAVFYNGIILSVVGIESVIVFMVVKMLAKKTGERAILHGGLLIVLVGFFILLPWGKKLPNIQWQEIKNNSIPRTAPTEMLMPFWSLQAMQPPSNHTAEPVGCPVTQSWCLNTPVIYLAQYISSDILIGLGYPVCNVMSYTLYSKILGPKPQGVYMGWLTASGSGARILGPVFVSQIYTHLGPRWAFSLICGVVVVSLLLLEIVYKRLIAFSVRYGRMQEENC, via the exons ATGGCGGCCGCGCTCTCCAGTTCGGAGGTGGCTGCTGAGGGGCAGGAGCCGTTGCTGAgtcccggggaggcggcggcggaggaggaggaggaggcggagagCAG GGATGTTGTGGAAACACAAGAGCATTATAAGAGCAGGTGGAGATCTATCTGGATTATGTATCTTACAATGTTTCTCAGTAGTGTAG GTTTCTCGATTGTCATTATGTCTGTGTGGCCGTATCTTCAAGAG ATCGATCCAACAGCAGATGCGAGTTTCTTGGGTTGGATTATAGCTTCATACAGCATTGGCCAAATGGTTGCCTCTCCCCTCTTCGGCTTGTGGTCCAATTACAGGCCAAGGAGAGAACCTCTCGTTATTTCAACTGCTATTTCAGTAGCTGCTAATTGTCTTTATGCCTACGTCCACGTACCTCATTCACACAATAAATACTACATGCTGATTGCACGTGCCCTTGTGGGATTTGGAGCAG gaaaTGTGGCTGTAGTTCGATCATACATTGCGGGTGCCACTTCTCTTACGGAAAGAACAAGTGCCATGGCCAATACCAGTGCCTGCCAGGCAGTTGGCTTCATATTAGGACCAG TTTTTCAGACATGTTTTACACTTATTGGAGAAGAAGGAGTAACTTGGAATTTAATTCACCTTCAGCTGAACATGTATACGGCACCAGTTCTGTTTGGAGCTCTCTTAGGAGTTATTAATATTATTCTCATCTTTGTCATATTCAG AGAGCATCGAGTGGATGACATGGGACGGCAGTGCAAGAGTGTCAATTTTGAAGGAGAAG ATGGTGGTCTGGATCaggacacagaaggaaacattgACCATGTTGCTGTGGTGGCaatcaattttcttttctttgtcatCTTGTTTGTGTTCGCTGTCTTTGAAAC TATAGCTACTCCATTGACAATGGATATGTATTCCTGGACCAGGAAAGAAGCCGTTTTTTACAATGGAATAATCCTTAGTGTGGTTGGCATTGAATCGGTTATTGTTTTCATGGTGGTTAAGATGCTAGCTAAAAA GACTGGTGAACGTGCCATACTCCACGGAGGCTTACTGATTGTCTTGGTTGGCTTCTTTATCTTACTGCCTTGGGGGAAAAAACTACCAAATATCCAGTGGCAAG aaataaagaacaacTCCATTCCCAGAACAGCTCCCACTGAAATGTTAATGCCTTTCTGGAGTTTGCAGGCAATGCAGCCTCCATCCAACCACACAGCAGAACCCGTGGGCTGCCCTGTCACACAGTCCTGGTGCCTCAATACTCCTGTGATCTATCTGGCCCAGTACATCAGCTCTGACATACTGATAGGACTGGGCTATCCGGTTTGTAATGTCATGTCCTACACTTTATACTCAAAAATTCTAGGACCAAAGCCTCAG GGTGTCTACATGGGATGGTTAACTGCCTCTGGAAGTGGAGCACGAATACTTGGGCCTGTTTTTGTGAGCCAAATATACACTCACCTGGGACCACGTTGGGCATTTAGCTTAATCTGTGGAGTAGTTGTAGTGTCTCTCTTACTCTTGGAGATAGTTTACAAGAGACTAATTGCATTTTCTGTGAGATACGGAAGGATGCAAGAAGAGAAttgttaa
- the MFSD8 gene encoding major facilitator superfamily domain-containing protein 8 isoform X5 yields the protein MYLTMFLSSVGFSIVIMSVWPYLQEIDPTADASFLGWIIASYSIGQMVASPLFGLWSNYRPRREPLVISTAISVAANCLYAYVHVPHSHNKYYMLIARALVGFGAGNVAVVRSYIAGATSLTERTSAMANTSACQAVGFILGPVFQTCFTLIGEEGVTWNLIHLQLNMYTAPVLFGALLGVINIILIFVIFREHRVDDMGRQCKSVNFEGEGTEGEEDGGLDQDTEGNIDHVAVVAINFLFFVILFVFAVFETIATPLTMDMYSWTRKEAVFYNGIILSVVGIESVIVFMVVKMLAKKTGERAILHGGLLIVLVGFFILLPWGKKLPNIQWQEIKNNSIPRTAPTEMLMPFWSLQAMQPPSNHTAEPVGCPVTQSWCLNTPVIYLAQYISSDILIGLGYPVCNVMSYTLYSKILGPKPQGVYMGWLTASGSGARILGPVFVSQIYTHLGPRWAFSLICGVVVVSLLLLEIVYKRLIAFSVRYGRMQEENC from the exons ATGTATCTTACAATGTTTCTCAGTAGTGTAG GTTTCTCGATTGTCATTATGTCTGTGTGGCCGTATCTTCAAGAG ATCGATCCAACAGCAGATGCGAGTTTCTTGGGTTGGATTATAGCTTCATACAGCATTGGCCAAATGGTTGCCTCTCCCCTCTTCGGCTTGTGGTCCAATTACAGGCCAAGGAGAGAACCTCTCGTTATTTCAACTGCTATTTCAGTAGCTGCTAATTGTCTTTATGCCTACGTCCACGTACCTCATTCACACAATAAATACTACATGCTGATTGCACGTGCCCTTGTGGGATTTGGAGCAG gaaaTGTGGCTGTAGTTCGATCATACATTGCGGGTGCCACTTCTCTTACGGAAAGAACAAGTGCCATGGCCAATACCAGTGCCTGCCAGGCAGTTGGCTTCATATTAGGACCAG TTTTTCAGACATGTTTTACACTTATTGGAGAAGAAGGAGTAACTTGGAATTTAATTCACCTTCAGCTGAACATGTATACGGCACCAGTTCTGTTTGGAGCTCTCTTAGGAGTTATTAATATTATTCTCATCTTTGTCATATTCAG AGAGCATCGAGTGGATGACATGGGACGGCAGTGCAAGAGTGTCAATTTTGAAGGAGAAGGTACTGAAGGAGAAG AAGATGGTGGTCTGGATCaggacacagaaggaaacattgACCATGTTGCTGTGGTGGCaatcaattttcttttctttgtcatCTTGTTTGTGTTCGCTGTCTTTGAAAC TATAGCTACTCCATTGACAATGGATATGTATTCCTGGACCAGGAAAGAAGCCGTTTTTTACAATGGAATAATCCTTAGTGTGGTTGGCATTGAATCGGTTATTGTTTTCATGGTGGTTAAGATGCTAGCTAAAAA GACTGGTGAACGTGCCATACTCCACGGAGGCTTACTGATTGTCTTGGTTGGCTTCTTTATCTTACTGCCTTGGGGGAAAAAACTACCAAATATCCAGTGGCAAG aaataaagaacaacTCCATTCCCAGAACAGCTCCCACTGAAATGTTAATGCCTTTCTGGAGTTTGCAGGCAATGCAGCCTCCATCCAACCACACAGCAGAACCCGTGGGCTGCCCTGTCACACAGTCCTGGTGCCTCAATACTCCTGTGATCTATCTGGCCCAGTACATCAGCTCTGACATACTGATAGGACTGGGCTATCCGGTTTGTAATGTCATGTCCTACACTTTATACTCAAAAATTCTAGGACCAAAGCCTCAG GGTGTCTACATGGGATGGTTAACTGCCTCTGGAAGTGGAGCACGAATACTTGGGCCTGTTTTTGTGAGCCAAATATACACTCACCTGGGACCACGTTGGGCATTTAGCTTAATCTGTGGAGTAGTTGTAGTGTCTCTCTTACTCTTGGAGATAGTTTACAAGAGACTAATTGCATTTTCTGTGAGATACGGAAGGATGCAAGAAGAGAAttgttaa
- the MFSD8 gene encoding major facilitator superfamily domain-containing protein 8 isoform X1, whose protein sequence is MAAALSSSEVAAEGQEPLLSPGEAAAEEEEEAESRDVVETQEHYKSRWRSIWIMYLTMFLSSVGFSIVIMSVWPYLQEIDPTADASFLGWIIASYSIGQMVASPLFGLWSNYRPRREPLVISTAISVAANCLYAYVHVPHSHNKYYMLIARALVGFGAGNVAVVRSYIAGATSLTERTSAMANTSACQAVGFILGPVFQTCFTLIGEEGVTWNLIHLQLNMYTAPVLFGALLGVINIILIFVIFREHRVDDMGRQCKSVNFEGEGTEGEEDGGLDQDTEGNIDHVAVVAINFLFFVILFVFAVFETIATPLTMDMYSWTRKEAVFYNGIILSVVGIESVIVFMVVKMLAKKTGERAILHGGLLIVLVGFFILLPWGKKLPNIQWQEIKNNSIPRTAPTEMLMPFWSLQAMQPPSNHTAEPVGCPVTQSWCLNTPVIYLAQYISSDILIGLGYPVCNVMSYTLYSKILGPKPQGVYMGWLTASGSGARILGPVFVSQIYTHLGPRWAFSLICGVVVVSLLLLEIVYKRLIAFSVRYGRMQEENC, encoded by the exons ATGGCGGCCGCGCTCTCCAGTTCGGAGGTGGCTGCTGAGGGGCAGGAGCCGTTGCTGAgtcccggggaggcggcggcggaggaggaggaggaggcggagagCAG GGATGTTGTGGAAACACAAGAGCATTATAAGAGCAGGTGGAGATCTATCTGGATTATGTATCTTACAATGTTTCTCAGTAGTGTAG GTTTCTCGATTGTCATTATGTCTGTGTGGCCGTATCTTCAAGAG ATCGATCCAACAGCAGATGCGAGTTTCTTGGGTTGGATTATAGCTTCATACAGCATTGGCCAAATGGTTGCCTCTCCCCTCTTCGGCTTGTGGTCCAATTACAGGCCAAGGAGAGAACCTCTCGTTATTTCAACTGCTATTTCAGTAGCTGCTAATTGTCTTTATGCCTACGTCCACGTACCTCATTCACACAATAAATACTACATGCTGATTGCACGTGCCCTTGTGGGATTTGGAGCAG gaaaTGTGGCTGTAGTTCGATCATACATTGCGGGTGCCACTTCTCTTACGGAAAGAACAAGTGCCATGGCCAATACCAGTGCCTGCCAGGCAGTTGGCTTCATATTAGGACCAG TTTTTCAGACATGTTTTACACTTATTGGAGAAGAAGGAGTAACTTGGAATTTAATTCACCTTCAGCTGAACATGTATACGGCACCAGTTCTGTTTGGAGCTCTCTTAGGAGTTATTAATATTATTCTCATCTTTGTCATATTCAG AGAGCATCGAGTGGATGACATGGGACGGCAGTGCAAGAGTGTCAATTTTGAAGGAGAAGGTACTGAAGGAGAAG AAGATGGTGGTCTGGATCaggacacagaaggaaacattgACCATGTTGCTGTGGTGGCaatcaattttcttttctttgtcatCTTGTTTGTGTTCGCTGTCTTTGAAAC TATAGCTACTCCATTGACAATGGATATGTATTCCTGGACCAGGAAAGAAGCCGTTTTTTACAATGGAATAATCCTTAGTGTGGTTGGCATTGAATCGGTTATTGTTTTCATGGTGGTTAAGATGCTAGCTAAAAA GACTGGTGAACGTGCCATACTCCACGGAGGCTTACTGATTGTCTTGGTTGGCTTCTTTATCTTACTGCCTTGGGGGAAAAAACTACCAAATATCCAGTGGCAAG aaataaagaacaacTCCATTCCCAGAACAGCTCCCACTGAAATGTTAATGCCTTTCTGGAGTTTGCAGGCAATGCAGCCTCCATCCAACCACACAGCAGAACCCGTGGGCTGCCCTGTCACACAGTCCTGGTGCCTCAATACTCCTGTGATCTATCTGGCCCAGTACATCAGCTCTGACATACTGATAGGACTGGGCTATCCGGTTTGTAATGTCATGTCCTACACTTTATACTCAAAAATTCTAGGACCAAAGCCTCAG GGTGTCTACATGGGATGGTTAACTGCCTCTGGAAGTGGAGCACGAATACTTGGGCCTGTTTTTGTGAGCCAAATATACACTCACCTGGGACCACGTTGGGCATTTAGCTTAATCTGTGGAGTAGTTGTAGTGTCTCTCTTACTCTTGGAGATAGTTTACAAGAGACTAATTGCATTTTCTGTGAGATACGGAAGGATGCAAGAAGAGAAttgttaa